A stretch of uncultured Methanobrevibacter sp. DNA encodes these proteins:
- the porD gene encoding pyruvate synthase subunit PorD: MVNIGCVIKTPGNTKQNKTGSWRTFKPVLDKEKCIDCDNCILFCPDSCVNKQHDIDYDYCKGCGICAYECPSDAIEMIKE, from the coding sequence ATGGTTAATATAGGATGTGTAATTAAAACACCAGGAAATACCAAACAAAATAAGACTGGAAGCTGGAGAACTTTCAAACCTGTTTTAGATAAGGAAAAATGTATCGATTGTGACAATTGTATATTATTCTGTCCAGATTCCTGTGTGAACAAACAACATGATATTGATTACGATTACTGTAAAGGATGTGGAATTTGCGCATACGAATGTCCTTCAGATGCAATCGAGATGATAAAAGAATAG